Proteins from one Gorilla gorilla gorilla isolate KB3781 chromosome Y, NHGRI_mGorGor1-v2.1_pri, whole genome shotgun sequence genomic window:
- the LOC129530379 gene encoding uncharacterized protein: NLCCCIQGDSKKPSKKRVKREPYSTTKVTSGSTFNENTRRYAVHTNQCRRPHGSPVKKKMYPQEDDFHHTIFSNLERSDKLQPTLEASEESRVHKDRGDGERPVNARVVQVAPLRRESTPHGDAIHDTANEDTFHNTADEDAVHSTADKDAVQGTANDTVHGIADEDAIQGIADEDAIYGIADWDAIQGFTDWDADQGLTDWDADQGLADWDAVQGLADWDDVHGFADGDAIKGITDGIADEDAVQGIADEDAINGIADEDAIHGITDWDTIQGFTDWDTIQGLADWDAVQGLADWDAVHSFPDGDAIKGITDRDAAQGFAEGDVVHGIADGVTVQGIADEDAVQLIADEGPVHGITKEDAAQGFANKDATQGIANEEAAQGIANEEAVHGIPNDVAIQGIANEDAVQGIANEDGVHGIDNEDAVQGIANKDAIHGFADGVAVHGFADGDAA, from the exons AGAATACAAGAAGATATGCTGTGCACACCAACCAGTGTCGGAGACCTCATGGCTCCCCGGTAAAGAAGAAGATGTACCCACAAGAAG ATGACTTCCATCATACAATCTTCAGCAACCTTGAAAGATCGGACAAGCTTCAGCCCACTCTTGAAG CTTCTGAGGAGTCTCGAGTTCACAAGGAcagaggagatggagagaggccAGTCAATGCAAGG GTAGTGCAGGTGGCCCCCCTGAGGCGTGAATCTA CTCCCCATGGGGACGCCATCCACGACACCGCCAACGAGGACACCTTCCACAACACCGCCGACGAGGACGCCGTCCACAGCACCGCTGACAAGGATGCCGTCCAGGGCACCGCCAATGACACTGTCCACGGCATCGCCGACGAGGACGCCATCCAGGGCATCGCCGACGAGGACGCCATCTACGGCATCGCCGACTGGGATGCCATCCAGGGATTCACTGACTGGGACGCCGACCAGGGCCTCACTGACTGGGACGCTGACCAGGGCCTTGCTGACTGGGACGCCGTCCAGGGCCTCGCTGACTGGGACGACGTCCACGGCTTCGCTGACGGGGATGCCATCAAGGGCATCACTGAT ggcatcgccgacgaggacgccgtccagggcatcgccgacgAGGACGCCATCAACGGCATTGCCGACGAGGACGCCATCCACGGCATCACTGACTGGGACACCATCCAGGGATTCACTGACTGGGACACCATCCAGGGCCTCGCTGACTGGGACGCCGTCCAGGGCCTCGCTGACTGGGACGCCGTCCACAGCTTCCCTGACGGGGATGCCATCAAGGGCATCACTGACAGGGATGCTGCCCAGGGCTTCGCTGAAGGGGACGTCGTCCATGGCATCGCTGATGGTGTCACTGTCCAGGGCATCGCTGACGAGGATGCAGTCCAGCTCATCGCTGACGAGGGCCCCGTCCATGGCATCACTAAAGAGGATGCCGCCCAGGGCTTCGCAAACAAGGATGCCACCCAGGGCATCGCTAATGAAGAAGCTGCCCAGGGCATCGCTAACGAGGAGGCCGTCCACGGCATCCCTAACGATGTCGCCATTCAGGGCATTGCTAACGAGGatgccgtccagggcatcgctaACGAAGATGGAGTCCACGGCATCGATAacgaggacgccgtccagggcatcgccaacaaGGACGCCATCCACGGGTTCGCCGACGGGGTCGCCGTCCACGGCTTCGCCGACGGGGACGCCGCCTAG